Proteins from a genomic interval of Paenibacillus sp. FSL H8-0048:
- a CDS encoding MinD/ParA family protein, translated as MMDQAQALRRLVSSQDTRQAPGSGASARIITVCSGKGGVGKSNFTLNFALALKAMGRRVLLFDADIGMANIDVLMGVSSRYNLYHLLKREAEIGQIIQLGPQALPFIAGGSGMDELFTLSEADLNYFTTQIASIADTMDFILFDTGAGLSKETMKFITSADDCLVVTTPEPTAITDAYALMKVVHNTHPEVSFRLIVNQAGDEREARATSDKIRMAASRFLQLELPFLGYISSDPHVVQAVKKQIPFSVAFPNSIAARDVQRLAQSYLAADSVETAKVQGIKGFISKWLKRNR; from the coding sequence GTGATGGACCAGGCGCAGGCATTAAGACGGCTGGTTTCCAGCCAGGATACAAGGCAGGCTCCCGGAAGCGGTGCCTCCGCCCGGATCATCACGGTATGCAGCGGGAAGGGGGGAGTCGGGAAGTCGAATTTCACCCTTAACTTCGCGCTTGCGCTGAAGGCCATGGGACGGAGAGTGCTTCTGTTCGATGCCGATATCGGCATGGCCAATATTGATGTCCTGATGGGAGTCTCCTCCAGATACAATCTGTACCACCTGCTCAAGCGGGAGGCGGAGATCGGACAGATTATTCAACTCGGACCGCAAGCCTTACCCTTCATTGCAGGGGGCTCCGGGATGGACGAGCTGTTCACACTCTCTGAGGCGGATCTGAACTACTTTACCACACAGATTGCAAGCATTGCCGATACCATGGATTTTATCCTGTTTGACACAGGGGCGGGGCTGTCCAAGGAAACGATGAAATTCATCACTTCTGCCGACGACTGCCTGGTGGTGACCACGCCAGAGCCTACCGCAATTACAGATGCGTATGCACTGATGAAGGTTGTTCATAATACGCATCCGGAGGTCTCATTCAGGCTGATTGTCAATCAGGCAGGGGATGAACGGGAGGCGCGGGCCACCAGTGACAAAATCCGGATGGCAGCCAGCCGCTTCCTGCAGCTTGAGCTTCCCTTCCTCGGTTACATCAGCAGTGATCCGCATGTAGTACAGGCTGTTAAGAAACAAATTCCATTCTCAGTGGCTTTTCCGAACAGTATTGCAGCCAGGGATGTGCAGAGGCTTGCGCAGAGCTATCTGGCTGCGGATTCAGTAGAAACCGCTAAAGTACAAGGCATCAAGGGATTCATCAGCAAGTGGTTGAAACGAAACAGATAA